One window of Mucilaginibacter inviolabilis genomic DNA carries:
- a CDS encoding pyridoxal phosphate-dependent decarboxylase family protein, producing MHNTLQNDLDNLDYLLSLTKDKAAAYLTEINDKPVSINNVQGTIPINLPENGIGLEDTIKAFYEQHQDKIVAASGPRYWGFVVGGTTPAAIAGDWLSTVFDQNPQGINGAGDVSANIELQTISWLTQLFGLPSYFKGGFVTGATMSNFTCLAIARQWAGKQKGIDIAREGIKTEIRILTATPHSSAIKSLAMLGLGSSNIITIKTAEGNREAIDTADLEVKLQENKDFPVIVISSAGTVNTVDFDDMQAIANLQKQYTFYWHIDAAFGAFAACSEKYSHLLNGWQLADSITVDCHKWLNVPYDSAIYLVQEKHSALQLQTFQNSNAPYLGDPASDFSFLNFGPENSRRLRALPAWFALQAYGRNGFGWIVENNITLANQFAQLLEQKTVFKLAAPVRLNVVCFTIEDEENRSGKLASVLEKLKVSGKLFISPTSYKGIPCLRAAFVNWRTTEEDVLIAIDELIKAS from the coding sequence ATGCACAACACATTACAAAACGATCTGGATAATCTGGACTATCTATTATCCTTAACTAAAGATAAGGCAGCAGCCTACCTTACCGAAATAAACGATAAGCCCGTAAGTATCAATAACGTTCAGGGGACAATTCCTATCAATCTTCCTGAAAATGGAATTGGTTTGGAGGATACCATAAAAGCTTTCTACGAACAGCACCAGGATAAGATAGTAGCAGCATCGGGTCCACGGTATTGGGGGTTTGTAGTGGGTGGCACCACTCCTGCCGCTATTGCCGGCGATTGGCTAAGCACCGTATTTGATCAGAATCCACAGGGTATCAATGGTGCGGGAGATGTATCTGCCAATATTGAACTGCAAACTATTAGCTGGCTTACTCAATTATTTGGTTTGCCCTCCTACTTTAAAGGTGGTTTTGTAACGGGTGCTACCATGTCAAACTTTACCTGTTTGGCCATTGCCCGTCAATGGGCCGGCAAACAAAAAGGTATTGATATCGCCCGCGAGGGTATCAAAACAGAGATCAGGATACTGACGGCTACTCCACATTCATCAGCCATTAAATCATTGGCTATGCTGGGTTTGGGTAGCAGCAATATCATTACCATAAAAACTGCCGAGGGCAACCGGGAAGCCATAGATACGGCTGATCTGGAAGTTAAATTGCAGGAGAATAAGGATTTTCCGGTAATTGTGATCAGCAGTGCTGGTACGGTTAATACCGTAGATTTTGATGATATGCAAGCTATTGCCAACTTACAAAAACAGTATACTTTTTACTGGCACATCGATGCGGCTTTTGGTGCTTTCGCGGCTTGTTCTGAAAAGTATAGTCACTTATTAAACGGCTGGCAATTGGCCGACAGCATAACTGTCGACTGTCATAAATGGCTTAACGTACCTTATGATAGCGCCATATATCTTGTTCAGGAAAAACACTCGGCATTGCAGCTGCAAACTTTTCAAAACAGTAATGCACCTTATCTGGGTGATCCGGCAAGTGATTTTAGTTTCCTGAATTTCGGCCCCGAAAACTCCAGGCGATTAAGAGCGCTGCCAGCCTGGTTTGCGCTGCAAGCTTACGGTCGTAACGGATTCGGATGGATAGTAGAAAACAATATTACCCTGGCCAATCAGTTTGCACAACTGCTGGAGCAAAAAACTGTATTTAAACTAGCGGCGCCGGTAAGGTTAAATGTAGTATGCTTTACCATTGAGGATGAAGAAAACCGGAGTGGTAAATTGGCCTCTGTATTAGAAAAATTAAAAGTATCAGGTAAACTCTTTATCTCGCCAACATCTTACAAAGGGATTCCCTGTTTACGGGCTGCCTTTGTAAACTGGCGAACCACAGAAGAGGATGTTTTAATCGCCATTGATGAATTGATCAAGGCTTCCTGA
- a CDS encoding GlxA family transcriptional regulator, translating to MKHISILVPKRAILGSLEGSRQLLTQVNQFFMAAGKDPIFKVELVGLTMETPVSGGLFTVNANKVIGEVQKTDLIIIPAIDGNIGEEVENNKEFLPWLTQQYNNGAEIASLCMGAFLLASTGLLAGKKCATHWMFANEFRKMFPDVNLVTEKIITDEQGIYSSGGAFSYLNLILYLIEKYAGRDIAILSAKVFAIEMERNSQSSFIIFQGQKDHADDPIKKAQEFIENNYQEKITVEQLASMFALGRRNLERRFKKATANTVAEYIQRVKIEAAKVSLETSRENVNEVMYNVGYTDTKAFRTTFKRITGLSPIDYRNKYQREYAT from the coding sequence ATGAAACATATATCGATACTGGTTCCTAAGCGAGCCATACTCGGAAGCTTGGAAGGTTCGCGTCAGCTGCTTACTCAGGTGAACCAGTTTTTTATGGCCGCTGGGAAAGATCCCATCTTTAAGGTTGAACTGGTTGGCCTTACCATGGAAACTCCTGTTAGCGGAGGCTTATTTACCGTTAATGCCAATAAGGTTATCGGGGAAGTGCAAAAGACCGACTTAATCATTATACCAGCTATTGATGGCAATATTGGTGAAGAAGTTGAGAATAATAAAGAATTTTTACCTTGGCTAACCCAGCAATATAATAATGGCGCAGAGATTGCCAGCTTGTGCATGGGAGCTTTTTTGTTGGCTTCAACCGGCTTATTAGCCGGCAAAAAATGTGCAACGCACTGGATGTTTGCTAACGAGTTCAGGAAGATGTTTCCGGATGTTAACCTGGTAACCGAAAAAATCATTACCGATGAGCAGGGTATTTACTCCAGCGGTGGTGCTTTCTCCTATTTGAACCTAATCTTATATCTTATTGAAAAATACGCTGGTCGCGATATCGCTATTTTAAGCGCCAAAGTGTTTGCCATTGAAATGGAGCGGAATAGCCAATCCTCATTCATTATATTCCAGGGACAAAAAGATCATGCTGACGATCCGATCAAAAAAGCTCAGGAGTTTATTGAAAATAACTATCAGGAAAAGATCACGGTAGAGCAACTGGCCTCTATGTTTGCCCTGGGCCGCAGAAATCTGGAACGCCGGTTTAAGAAAGCGACAGCCAACACGGTAGCCGAATATATACAGCGTGTAAAGATAGAGGCGGCCAAAGTAAGCCTGGAAACTTCGCGCGAAAATGTGAACGAAGTCATGTATAACGTCGGTTACACCGATACCAAGGCTTTCCGCACCACATTTAAGCGTATTACAGGTCTCTCGCCTATCGATTATCGCAATAAATACCAACGGGAATACGCTACCTGA
- a CDS encoding cytochrome P460 family protein, which yields MKIIHILFAAIVLIVSACNNRKPAEELLNKKAAIPASFNFSKAGLKVITSSINKKAQTMSTLYGNDLALKTAISGSTNHPAGENLTLVTWKQQDDDRWFGAKIPGDLLSVEVIKTVSSNNGDVSVNYQQFTGKELTADKDTTHQQERITYICSQKPSVMP from the coding sequence ATGAAAATTATCCATATATTATTTGCGGCCATTGTTTTGATAGTATCAGCCTGTAATAACCGCAAACCCGCCGAAGAGCTTTTGAATAAAAAAGCCGCTATACCCGCTTCGTTTAATTTTAGTAAAGCCGGTTTAAAAGTGATCACCTCGTCCATCAACAAAAAAGCACAAACCATGTCAACCCTTTATGGTAATGACCTGGCTTTAAAAACTGCAATTTCAGGATCAACAAACCATCCTGCGGGGGAAAACCTCACACTGGTTACCTGGAAACAACAGGATGATGACCGTTGGTTTGGCGCTAAGATTCCGGGTGATCTGCTATCTGTTGAAGTAATTAAAACAGTTAGTTCAAATAACGGAGACGTATCTGTTAATTATCAGCAATTTACAGGAAAAGAATTAACAGCTGATAAAGACACAACGCACCAACAGGAACGTATTACTTATATCTGTTCTCAGAAACCTTCCGTAATGCCCTGA
- a CDS encoding heme-binding domain-containing protein, with product MNIQSPNLFRRKPVIITAILLIGFLSVQFIRPQITNPPVKAEIEAPAEVKSILVRACYDCHSNQTNLRWYDQVSPVYWKVASHVNTGRKHLNFSNWQNLAPADQKAMLWEAVNQIAAGAMPIKDYELVHPSSAVSKNDLEVLKKYVSSLSPKQIPGDTAKINAADKQYNHWQKATTASVKLPTALNGITYIPDYKNWETISSTERFDNGTMRVIFGNPTAIKAIREHHINPWPNGTTFAKVAWDQVTDKDGNVHTGAFKQVEYMIKDDKKYAATAGWGWARFKTDKLVPYGKTAMFTNECVSCHKPLSNSDFVFTSPIQH from the coding sequence ATGAATATCCAGTCGCCCAATTTATTCAGAAGAAAGCCTGTCATCATCACAGCCATTTTACTGATAGGCTTTTTATCTGTTCAATTCATCCGCCCACAAATTACAAATCCACCGGTAAAAGCTGAGATAGAAGCTCCTGCAGAGGTAAAAAGTATACTGGTACGGGCTTGCTATGATTGCCACTCGAACCAAACTAACCTGCGCTGGTATGACCAGGTGTCGCCAGTTTACTGGAAAGTAGCCAGCCACGTGAATACGGGCCGTAAGCACTTAAATTTTTCTAACTGGCAAAACTTAGCACCAGCCGATCAAAAAGCCATGCTTTGGGAAGCCGTAAATCAGATAGCTGCCGGTGCTATGCCTATCAAGGACTATGAACTGGTTCACCCTTCTTCTGCTGTTTCTAAAAATGATCTGGAAGTATTAAAAAAATACGTTTCATCCTTGTCGCCTAAGCAAATTCCGGGCGATACCGCCAAAATAAACGCAGCTGATAAACAGTATAATCACTGGCAAAAAGCAACAACAGCTTCAGTTAAATTGCCCACCGCACTAAACGGAATTACCTATATCCCTGATTATAAAAACTGGGAAACTATCAGCAGTACCGAGCGCTTTGATAATGGCACCATGCGGGTGATATTTGGAAATCCGACGGCTATTAAAGCCATTCGTGAGCATCATATTAATCCATGGCCCAATGGAACAACATTTGCCAAAGTTGCCTGGGATCAAGTGACCGATAAAGATGGCAATGTACATACCGGCGCCTTTAAACAGGTTGAATATATGATCAAGGATGATAAAAAGTACGCGGCTACGGCTGGCTGGGGCTGGGCCCGGTTTAAAACCGATAAGCTGGTGCCTTATGGTAAAACGGCCATGTTTACCAATGAGTGCGTTAGCTGCCATAAGCCATTAAGTAATAGCGACTTTGTTTTTACCTCACCAATTCAACATTAA
- a CDS encoding SH3 domain-containing protein encodes MALAQFHIYTPQEFQQYLVNTVFSRSIKVIQNHHTWEPNYSSLSANQGEMYWLESMRDYHIHNNGWSDIAQNLTTFPSGNIGLCRPINITPAGIFGANSGAICIENLGNFDAGHDQMTLPHKDTIVFLNAVLCMKFNLKPVKEQVVYHHWFDRTGKRFPESVVNNNQVGNQQKTCPGTAFFGTNTITSAEANFFPLIDNKIKQLDGAPVPPITSRTVNVNLLNVRSGPGTSFPVLRTITQGTEVSIYTTTNQWSKISNTADEWVFSSYLS; translated from the coding sequence ATGGCTTTAGCACAATTTCATATTTACACACCGCAGGAGTTTCAGCAATATCTGGTAAATACCGTTTTTTCAAGAAGCATTAAGGTGATACAGAACCACCATACCTGGGAACCCAATTATAGCTCATTAAGTGCTAATCAGGGAGAAATGTATTGGCTCGAGTCGATGAGGGATTACCATATCCACAATAATGGATGGAGCGATATTGCCCAAAATTTAACCACTTTTCCTTCCGGGAATATTGGCTTATGCCGCCCTATAAATATTACCCCGGCCGGCATTTTTGGAGCAAACTCTGGTGCTATTTGTATTGAAAACTTAGGTAACTTTGATGCAGGGCATGATCAGATGACATTACCCCATAAGGATACCATTGTATTTTTAAATGCTGTGCTTTGTATGAAGTTTAATCTGAAACCAGTGAAAGAACAAGTGGTTTACCACCATTGGTTTGATCGCACAGGTAAAAGATTTCCGGAAAGCGTAGTTAACAATAACCAAGTGGGCAACCAACAGAAAACCTGTCCGGGCACTGCTTTTTTTGGCACCAATACCATTACATCGGCCGAAGCAAATTTCTTCCCCCTGATCGATAACAAAATAAAGCAGCTCGATGGAGCCCCTGTACCTCCAATCACATCCCGCACTGTAAATGTGAACTTATTGAACGTACGTTCGGGGCCAGGCACATCATTCCCGGTTCTGCGAACTATTACACAAGGCACAGAAGTATCTATTTATACCACAACCAATCAATGGAGTAAAATAAGTAACACGGCAGATGAGTGGGTGTTCAGCAGCTACTTATCCTAA
- a CDS encoding ATP-binding protein translates to MQAQSITNSLEMLYQVIHNRLQSHFNNAETPFPAVTIIDDGSSLNRFIIENKLPIEEYIILLTALAPHLQTSFFENIIQEFLPNGGDFPEFGGIKGSNHRGLLPTGETVQFILGSNDIDKRLAVQYLLTHGILVKQSVLSLETVKEGEPLMSGRVILDPEWISRFLTGAETVPKFSPDFPAKNISTAMTWDDLVLNNYTQNQLNEIMTWVKHNETLMQDEVLKRKIKPGYRALFHGPSGTGKTLTASLLGKHFSKDVYRIDLSQVVSKYIGETEKNLEKVFQKAENKNWILFFDEADALFGKRTNVQNSHDRYANQEVSYLLQRIEDFPGLLILASNLKSNMDDAFLRRFHTIIHFSAPNAHERLKLWEKAFPASCKPEPTIQLQNLADKYELTGAAILNIIHYAALQSISRDDQYIRNTDLIEAIRKEYRKEERTMS, encoded by the coding sequence ATGCAGGCTCAATCAATAACAAACTCTTTGGAAATGCTGTACCAGGTGATACATAATCGCCTGCAATCACATTTTAATAACGCGGAAACCCCTTTTCCGGCGGTTACCATCATAGACGATGGCAGTTCTCTGAACAGGTTTATCATCGAAAATAAGCTTCCGATTGAGGAATATATTATTTTATTAACAGCATTGGCTCCGCATTTGCAAACTTCCTTCTTTGAAAACATCATACAAGAATTTTTACCTAATGGCGGCGATTTTCCGGAATTTGGCGGAATAAAAGGCAGTAACCATCGCGGATTATTGCCAACAGGCGAAACCGTTCAATTTATATTAGGCAGTAATGATATTGACAAACGGCTTGCAGTTCAGTATTTACTTACTCATGGCATACTGGTTAAACAAAGCGTACTATCTTTAGAAACCGTTAAAGAAGGTGAACCATTGATGAGCGGCCGGGTAATACTTGATCCGGAATGGATAAGTCGTTTCCTCACCGGTGCCGAAACTGTACCTAAGTTTAGTCCCGATTTTCCGGCAAAGAATATTAGTACAGCAATGACATGGGATGATCTGGTATTGAATAATTATACCCAAAATCAGCTTAATGAGATCATGACATGGGTAAAACATAATGAAACCCTGATGCAGGATGAAGTACTGAAACGAAAAATAAAACCAGGCTACCGGGCCCTGTTCCACGGCCCTTCCGGAACAGGTAAAACATTAACAGCATCCTTATTGGGTAAACACTTTAGCAAAGATGTATATCGTATCGACCTGTCGCAGGTGGTGAGTAAATATATAGGCGAAACAGAAAAAAATCTGGAAAAAGTATTTCAAAAAGCCGAAAATAAAAACTGGATACTATTTTTTGACGAAGCTGACGCCTTATTTGGTAAACGTACCAATGTACAAAACTCGCATGACCGATATGCTAACCAGGAAGTAAGCTACTTACTACAACGCATAGAAGACTTTCCGGGCTTGCTTATATTGGCATCCAACTTAAAAAGCAATATGGACGATGCCTTTTTAAGACGTTTCCATACCATCATACATTTTTCGGCGCCAAATGCCCATGAACGATTAAAACTATGGGAAAAAGCATTCCCCGCCTCATGTAAACCAGAACCAACTATTCAATTACAGAATCTTGCCGATAAATATGAGCTAACCGGGGCAGCGATACTCAATATTATACATTACGCGGCGCTACAATCTATTTCCAGAGATGATCAATATATTCGTAATACCGATTTGATAGAGGCAATCAGAAAGGAATACCGTAAAGAAGAACGTACCATGAGTTAA
- a CDS encoding eCIS core domain-containing protein, translating into MVFKNNNSQASTDKAGQGDRHVFFQPKLTINQPNDVYEHEADDTAERVTRMPDPIINDHAFFKPAQANVQRKCQHCEEEEKLHRKESSAAKTEGSHDLDSYVASLGSSGQSLSDSSRQFFEPRFGHDFSNVHIHTDSVAAKSAQSINALAYTTGNNIVFNSGQYSPDSDSGKRLMAHELTHVIQQGGALQTASIQRDLKDPLDVMEGYTEDTIASMVLDSKSLHARLTTIGGREYDGFVRSISKDLITGNYQAERVYGPDALRTWNIFKPDNSKLFGGMMFEVEIPSVDFNNLGFKKRVPLSVVSGQLSSLKNAIPVNADYNEVKSDLAYIDNFKSASYDVFRREVHLIYEDGNEVAIPINQIDRNNQPLVISDSLKKKLDELEKSGDLQLPSSTQKGDGKYTSIDTRPADKFYEDTTQHIIKPQNIRASVAPRLIAAINALDVDTQDNLFKAATAFMAGPPLPDGFEYVILLPVGAKMASGLKSALAKSAESKLATDIAEKEAPGAAKSELQKNAEKELKEAMPANIKAPYASSVGELAEAGVIKDYAPAAKQLPPKFKAFDWYEGGKETTTNIPSKYKNKPITVQETSVEGGTWTSLHTVLSADKATTQNVGNAVTNKLNAIFDALHNPTGNAAARDPNPIAPDTYRRVERTGTPDKVIVHIHLAEAPVTPELNAAAQKAKTDFASLSDLPPVEVVVTGTNKTSP; encoded by the coding sequence ATGGTATTTAAGAACAATAATAGTCAAGCGTCAACTGACAAAGCAGGTCAGGGTGACAGACATGTGTTTTTTCAACCCAAACTTACCATAAATCAACCCAATGATGTTTATGAGCACGAGGCAGATGACACGGCCGAACGGGTTACGCGAATGCCTGATCCTATTATAAATGATCATGCTTTTTTTAAACCGGCTCAGGCAAACGTCCAACGCAAATGCCAGCATTGCGAAGAGGAAGAAAAACTTCACCGTAAAGAAAGTTCTGCTGCCAAAACTGAAGGCAGCCATGATCTGGATAGCTATGTTGCGTCATTAGGATCATCGGGGCAATCATTATCTGATAGTAGCCGCCAGTTTTTTGAACCGCGCTTCGGACATGATTTTTCAAATGTGCACATCCATACCGACTCTGTAGCCGCAAAATCGGCACAATCCATTAATGCCCTCGCTTATACAACAGGTAATAATATTGTTTTTAATAGCGGGCAATATTCGCCTGATAGTGATAGTGGAAAAAGACTGATGGCTCATGAACTCACCCATGTGATACAGCAGGGCGGAGCTTTGCAAACAGCAAGTATACAAAGAGATCTTAAAGATCCTCTGGATGTTATGGAAGGATATACTGAAGATACGATTGCCTCCATGGTGTTGGATAGTAAATCTCTTCATGCCCGCCTAACAACCATTGGAGGCAGAGAATATGATGGTTTTGTGCGAAGCATCAGTAAAGATCTGATCACAGGAAACTATCAGGCCGAACGGGTTTATGGCCCCGACGCGCTAAGAACATGGAATATATTCAAGCCTGATAACAGTAAGCTTTTCGGAGGAATGATGTTTGAAGTAGAGATACCATCGGTAGATTTTAATAATCTGGGATTTAAAAAAAGAGTGCCGCTAAGTGTAGTTTCAGGCCAATTATCATCACTAAAAAATGCGATACCCGTTAACGCTGATTATAATGAAGTAAAATCAGACCTGGCCTATATTGATAACTTTAAAAGCGCTTCATATGACGTTTTCAGACGGGAAGTGCACCTCATATATGAGGATGGAAACGAAGTAGCTATCCCTATAAATCAAATTGACCGTAATAATCAACCATTAGTGATAAGCGATTCACTCAAAAAGAAATTGGATGAACTTGAAAAATCAGGTGATCTTCAGCTCCCTTCATCCACACAAAAAGGCGATGGCAAGTATACATCAATTGATACCAGACCAGCTGATAAATTTTATGAAGACACCACTCAGCACATTATAAAACCCCAAAATATTCGGGCCTCTGTGGCCCCTAGGTTAATAGCTGCCATAAATGCTCTTGATGTTGATACCCAGGATAACCTTTTTAAGGCGGCTACAGCTTTTATGGCCGGACCACCGCTACCCGATGGTTTTGAATACGTTATTTTATTACCTGTAGGTGCAAAAATGGCATCGGGCTTAAAATCGGCATTGGCAAAATCTGCCGAGAGTAAATTAGCTACCGATATTGCAGAAAAAGAGGCGCCCGGTGCAGCAAAGTCGGAACTGCAGAAAAATGCTGAAAAGGAATTAAAAGAAGCTATGCCTGCTAATATCAAAGCGCCATATGCATCCAGCGTTGGCGAATTGGCAGAGGCCGGTGTAATTAAAGATTATGCACCAGCCGCAAAACAGCTTCCTCCTAAATTTAAAGCATTTGACTGGTATGAAGGTGGAAAAGAAACAACTACTAATATTCCATCAAAATATAAGAACAAACCGATTACAGTTCAGGAAACATCAGTTGAAGGTGGTACATGGACCAGTTTGCATACTGTGTTATCTGCCGATAAAGCGACTACGCAAAATGTAGGTAATGCAGTAACAAATAAACTCAATGCCATTTTTGATGCCTTGCATAATCCAACTGGCAACGCTGCTGCGCGTGATCCAAATCCCATAGCACCGGATACATACAGACGGGTAGAGCGCACAGGTACGCCAGATAAAGTAATTGTGCATATACATCTTGCCGAGGCGCCGGTTACACCTGAATTAAATGCAGCAGCACAAAAGGCGAAGACAGATTTTGCAAGCTTGTCAGACTTACCACCTGTTGAGGTAGTTGTTACCGGTACAAATAAAACCTCGCCTTGA
- a CDS encoding eCIS core domain-containing protein has protein sequence MNLQQVSTNENQTITRARSGSGGAFFQPKLTVNQPNDIYEQEADTMADRVMRMPDPAINDHAFFKPAQANIQRKCQHCEEEEKLHRKELSTESVNENIDFNHASMTVQRKCQHCEEEEKLHRKESSGADVNGSLGLDSYVSSLGSSGQALSESSRSFFEPRFGQDFSNVRIHTDSVAAKSAQSINALAYTTGNNIVFNSGQYSPDSDSGKRLMAHELTHVVQQGGSVGRKIQRQAAAAPTGPSPSDLSSCRIHFVQGSTEFVDANEFATCMAQIRTYLRDNPDGTVVLHGYASEEGDAAYNMDLSRRRDETVLRLLRAGRVDTRRVSTEAHGEDTHYATRPENRRVEIVMSRSISFAPETIEGTPPAPPPAFVCGPNVTTQVEDAVRQTRSRFAGWTDPQKVEACDALDGLTTGGMAWDIVEVHNNAWILGYRPACASEHATPACGSSIQVGNGCHYAGSVNYVIFGAMCKLCADHFLAHGPINTGYARFTLASMMHLIDLYKGTGFSGLATPSANFHASQVWAYAGYQGWPAVGGPAAPDRSNCATTCPTAYTGPAFRVNWYPRQYYTGSSPIIPAEDAAP, from the coding sequence ATGAATTTACAACAAGTTAGCACAAATGAAAATCAAACAATAACCAGAGCCAGATCAGGGAGTGGGGGAGCATTTTTTCAGCCCAAGCTTACCGTAAATCAGCCGAATGATATTTATGAGCAGGAGGCAGATACCATGGCCGACCGAGTTATGCGGATGCCAGATCCTGCTATAAATGACCATGCCTTTTTTAAGCCAGCTCAAGCAAATATTCAGCGTAAATGTCAGCACTGTGAGGAGGAAGAAAAACTCCATCGTAAGGAACTCTCAACGGAAAGTGTAAACGAAAATATTGACTTTAATCATGCATCAATGACCGTTCAGCGTAAATGTCAGCATTGTGAGGAGGAAGAAAAACTCCATCGTAAAGAAAGCTCAGGTGCCGATGTAAATGGAAGTTTGGGTCTTGACAGCTATGTAAGTTCATTAGGCTCATCTGGTCAGGCTTTATCAGAAAGCAGTCGAAGCTTCTTTGAGCCACGTTTTGGTCAGGATTTTTCAAATGTGCGTATCCATACCGATTCGGTTGCCGCAAAATCGGCACAATCCATCAACGCACTAGCCTATACTACTGGCAATAATATTGTTTTTAATAGCGGTCAATATTCTCCTGATAGTGATAGTGGAAAAAGGTTAATGGCTCACGAGTTAACGCATGTAGTGCAGCAGGGAGGCTCAGTAGGGCGTAAAATTCAAAGACAGGCAGCTGCCGCACCCACCGGCCCTTCACCATCAGATTTAAGTTCATGCCGCATACATTTTGTACAAGGATCTACAGAATTTGTTGACGCCAATGAGTTCGCAACCTGCATGGCACAGATCAGAACCTATCTTCGTGATAATCCTGATGGCACGGTTGTATTACATGGATATGCGAGCGAAGAAGGAGATGCTGCTTATAATATGGACCTTTCACGCCGAAGGGATGAAACTGTGTTACGCTTATTAAGAGCAGGTAGAGTAGATACAAGACGCGTGAGTACCGAGGCACATGGTGAAGACACTCATTATGCCACAAGACCGGAGAACAGGCGGGTAGAGATCGTTATGTCAAGATCGATTAGTTTTGCACCTGAAACTATTGAAGGTACCCCACCAGCACCGCCACCTGCTTTTGTGTGCGGACCAAATGTAACAACCCAGGTTGAAGATGCGGTAAGACAAACACGTTCGAGATTCGCAGGATGGACAGATCCTCAGAAGGTTGAAGCTTGTGATGCTCTTGATGGCCTTACAACCGGTGGTATGGCATGGGATATTGTAGAAGTTCATAATAACGCGTGGATATTAGGATACAGACCGGCATGTGCTTCTGAACATGCCACACCGGCATGCGGTTCATCAATTCAGGTTGGTAATGGCTGCCATTATGCGGGATCAGTAAACTATGTAATTTTTGGTGCGATGTGCAAACTATGCGCCGATCATTTCCTGGCTCATGGCCCCATCAATACTGGTTATGCCAGGTTTACTTTAGCTAGTATGATGCATCTGATCGATCTTTATAAAGGAACAGGATTCTCTGGTCTGGCTACTCCATCAGCTAATTTTCACGCATCGCAGGTATGGGCATATGCCGGTTATCAGGGTTGGCCGGCGGTAGGGGGACCGGCAGCACCTGACAGGTCGAACTGTGCTACTACGTGTCCAACTGCTTATACAGGCCCGGCATTTAGGGTTAACTGGTATCCAAGGCAATATTATACCGGCAGTTCACCAATTATTCCAGCCGAAGACGCTGCTCCATAA